Below is a genomic region from Bradyrhizobium sp. 1(2017).
GCGAAAGATGACGTGCCGATGTCGCGGGTGAGCACGTTCGGATTGCCGTGAACGCAAAGCGGCGCGTCGTCCTCGGGGTCCATCGGGTCGTACCAGGCTCCGGTCGGAAGCTGCACGACGCCGGCTGCGACACCGTCGGTGACGTGGACGGCGGCCAAGCAGGCGCCGCGACTATTGAACAGGCGGATGATGTCGCCGTCCTTGATGCCGCGCGGATCGGCATCGTGCGGGTTCATGCGCGCAACCTCGCGGCCGCGATGCTTCGATGCGAGCGAATGTCCGCCGAAATCGAGCTGGCTGTGCAAGCGCGTCACGGGCTGGTTGGCGACCAGGAAACAGGGCGCGCCAGGCCGCGGCATATCGGTCTTGTCGAGCCAGACCGGATGGCCCGGGCAATCCGCATCGCCATGGCCCGCGATCTTCGCCGAGAAAATCTCGATGCGGCCGCTCGGCGTCGGCAACGCATGATCGACGGGATCCTCGCGGAAGCGGCGCAGCCGGCCGCCGTCGTCTGGTTGCTGCGGCACGACGAGGCTGCCGCGTCGCCAGAACTCGTCGAAGCCGGGCGCCTCCAGGCCGCGCCCGGCGAGCGAGGCGCGGGTCGGCTCATAGAGATGTTCGAGCCACTGCCGTGAGGTGCGGCCTTCCGTGAAGGGTTCGCGCGCACCGAGACGCTCGGCGAGATCGGCGAAGATATCATAGTCGTCGCGCGAAAGGCCGAACGGTTCGGCGATCCGGTGCATGGCGACCATCAGGGGATCGTTGGTGGAATAGCCGATGTCCTCGCGCTCCAGCGTCATGGTCGCGGGCAGCACGATGTCGGCGTGGCGGGCCGTCGCGGTCCAGCCGAGCTCGTGCACGACCAGCGTGTCGACCTTCGCGAACGCCTTGCGCAGGCGGTTGATGTCCTGATGGTGATGGAAGGGATTGCCGCCGGCCCAGTAGACGAGGCGGATGTCCGGATAGGTGCGCGTCTCGCCGTTGTAGCGATAGGTGCTGCCGGGACCCAGCAGCATGTCGGCGATGCGCGCCACCGGAATGAAATCGGCGACGCCGTTGCGGCCCTGGCCCAGCGTCGGCCCCGGCACGTCGTTGACGCGGCGACCGTAATAGCCGATCGCACCCAGCGAATAGGCGTAGCCGCCGCCGGGAAGGCCGATCTGGCCGAGCGCTGACGCCAGCACCAGTCCCATCCACACCGGCTGCTCGCCATGCTCGGCGCGCTGCAGCGAATGGGAGACGGTGATCAGCGCGCGCTTTCCGGCAAGGCGACGCGCCAGCGTCCGGATGGTGTTCGCGTCGACGCCCGAGATCGCGGCGGCCCATTCGGCGTGCTTCGCCTGCCCATCGCTCTCGCCGGTGAGATAGCGCAGGAAGACGGGCCAGCCTTCGGTGTAGCGATCCAGGAAGGCCTGATCGTGCAGACCCTCGCTCACCAGCGTGTGGACGATGCCGAGCATCAGCGCGGTATCCGTGCCGGGCAGGCAACTCATCCATTCGGCACCGGCCTCGACCGGCAGATCGTCGCGCAGCGGGCTGACCAGGACGAACTCGCAGCCGCGCTTTCGCGCCGCCGCCATCGCACCACGCTCGACATGCTTGCTGATCGAGCCGCCGGCCACCATCGAGTTCTTCAGCGCCATGCCGCCAAACGCCAGCACGATCTCGGTGTTTTCAGCGATCTGCTCCCAGGTGACGTTGCGCTTGGTGATGTCCTCGTATCCGCAGAGGATCTGAGGCAGCAACACCGAGGACGCGCCGGAGGAATAGGTGTTGACCGAACGCACATAGCCGCCCATCGCGACGTTGAGGAAGCGATGCACCTGGCTCTGGGCATGATGAAAGCGGCCCGCGCTCGACCAGCCATAGGAGCCGCCGAACACGGCGCCGGGGCCGTGCGTGTCGCGGATGCGCGCGAGCTCCGCGCCGAGAAGGTCGAGCGCCTTCTCCCAGCTCACGGAGACGAATTCGTCGCGGCCGCGGCGATCGTCCGGACCTGGACCGCGCTCGAGCCAGCCGCGGCGAATCGCCGGCTGGGCGATGCGCGCCTGATGGCGGAGCGCACCGGGGAAATTGTCGATGATGCCGTTCGGATCGGGATCGCCGGCATAGGCCCTGACCTCGAGTCCGGCCTTGCCATTGCGTGCCGAGAACACGCCCCAATGCGAGGTATGCGGCTTGAAGCCGTCGGACAGGTC
It encodes:
- a CDS encoding molybdopterin guanine dinucleotide-containing S/N-oxide reductase, which gives rise to MDDTIGFPDPGLDLSDGFKPHTSHWGVFSARNGKAGLEVRAYAGDPDPNGIIDNFPGALRHQARIAQPAIRRGWLERGPGPDDRRGRDEFVSVSWEKALDLLGAELARIRDTHGPGAVFGGSYGWSSAGRFHHAQSQVHRFLNVAMGGYVRSVNTYSSGASSVLLPQILCGYEDITKRNVTWEQIAENTEIVLAFGGMALKNSMVAGGSISKHVERGAMAAARKRGCEFVLVSPLRDDLPVEAGAEWMSCLPGTDTALMLGIVHTLVSEGLHDQAFLDRYTEGWPVFLRYLTGESDGQAKHAEWAAAISGVDANTIRTLARRLAGKRALITVSHSLQRAEHGEQPVWMGLVLASALGQIGLPGGGYAYSLGAIGYYGRRVNDVPGPTLGQGRNGVADFIPVARIADMLLGPGSTYRYNGETRTYPDIRLVYWAGGNPFHHHQDINRLRKAFAKVDTLVVHELGWTATARHADIVLPATMTLEREDIGYSTNDPLMVAMHRIAEPFGLSRDDYDIFADLAERLGAREPFTEGRTSRQWLEHLYEPTRASLAGRGLEAPGFDEFWRRGSLVVPQQPDDGGRLRRFREDPVDHALPTPSGRIEIFSAKIAGHGDADCPGHPVWLDKTDMPRPGAPCFLVANQPVTRLHSQLDFGGHSLASKHRGREVARMNPHDADPRGIKDGDIIRLFNSRGACLAAVHVTDGVAAGVVQLPTGAWYDPMDPEDDAPLCVHGNPNVLTRDIGTSSFAQGCTGQLTTVEVEKFTGNLPPIRAFDPA